The following is a genomic window from Amycolatopsis australiensis.
CGACACGCGGTCGGTGGCCGAGGTGGCGGCGCTGCTGCGGCTGCCGCTCGGCGTGGTGCGGGTGTTGATTGGTGACGTGGCGGGCCTCGGGCTGGTGCTGGTGCACTCCAGCAACCAGACGGTGGGCGACCGCCCGAGTATCGAGTTCATGGAAAGGGTGCTCAGTGGGCTTCGGAGAATTTGACTCCGACGCGAACGCGCCGCAGGTGACGGGTCCGACCTCGTCGGCCAAGATCGTGGTCGCCGGCGGGTTCGGTTCGGGGAAGACAACGCTGGTCGGGGCGATCTCCGAGATCGACCCGCTGACCACCGAGGCCATGATGACCGAGGCGAGCGTCGGGCACGACGACACCTCGGCCACGCCCAACAAGACCACCACCACCGTGGCGATGGACTTCGGGCGCATCTCGCTGGACTCGGACCTGGTGCTGTACGTCTTCGGCACGCCGGGGCAGCACCGGTTCTGGTTCATGTGGGACGACCTCGCGGTCGGCGCCATCGGGGCGGTCGTGCTGGTGGACACGCGGCGGCTCGCCGACGCGTTCCCGTCGATCGACTTCTTCGAGAACCGGAAGCTGCCCTACGTCGTGGCCATCAACTGCTTCGACCGGCTCCTGCACCACCAGATCGAGGACGTCCGGCACGCGCTCACCATCGCGCCGTCGGTGCCGATCATGGCGTGTGACGC
Proteins encoded in this region:
- a CDS encoding GTP-binding protein, which encodes MGFGEFDSDANAPQVTGPTSSAKIVVAGGFGSGKTTLVGAISEIDPLTTEAMMTEASVGHDDTSATPNKTTTTVAMDFGRISLDSDLVLYVFGTPGQHRFWFMWDDLAVGAIGAVVLVDTRRLADAFPSIDFFENRKLPYVVAINCFDRLLHHQIEDVRHALTIAPSVPIMACDARERESAKQVLISVVQHAIAHDTALRAG